From Streptomyces sp. CMB-StM0423, a single genomic window includes:
- a CDS encoding adenylate/guanylate cyclase domain-containing protein, whose amino-acid sequence MADAEGPEGPAAPEGPDDAEEPVDPESEDDPIAIRIEQLILGSDRQYTPFQAARAAGVPMELAARFWRAMGFADIGQAKALTEADVLALRRLAGLVEAGLLSEGMAVQVARSTGQTTARLADWQIDSFLEGLTEPQEGMSRTEIAYPLVELLLPELEEFLVYVWRRQLAAATGRVVQAQDDDEMVDRRLAVGFADLVGFTRLTRRLEEEELGELVEAFETTAADLVAAHGGRLIKTLGDEVLFSADDAGTAAEIGIRLIETLAHDETMPELRVGIAFGTVTTRMGDVFGTTVNLASRLTSIAPKDTVLVHSDFAEELIRDGDAPESEAAATAAEKAAAEGGTGEAPSYRFALQPMWQRPVRGLGVVEPWLLSRRG is encoded by the coding sequence GTGGCAGACGCGGAGGGTCCTGAAGGCCCGGCGGCCCCGGAAGGGCCGGACGATGCGGAGGAGCCGGTCGATCCGGAGAGCGAAGACGACCCGATCGCGATCCGCATCGAGCAGCTCATCCTGGGCTCCGACCGCCAGTACACGCCCTTCCAGGCCGCCCGCGCCGCGGGCGTGCCGATGGAGCTGGCGGCCCGCTTCTGGCGCGCCATGGGCTTCGCCGACATCGGCCAGGCCAAGGCGCTCACCGAGGCCGACGTCCTCGCCCTGCGCCGGCTGGCCGGCCTGGTGGAGGCCGGGCTGCTGAGCGAGGGCATGGCGGTGCAGGTGGCGCGCTCCACCGGGCAGACCACGGCCCGGCTGGCGGACTGGCAGATCGACTCCTTCCTCGAAGGGCTCACCGAGCCGCAGGAGGGCATGTCCCGTACGGAGATCGCCTACCCGCTGGTCGAGCTGCTGCTGCCGGAGCTGGAGGAGTTCCTCGTCTACGTCTGGCGCCGCCAGCTCGCCGCGGCCACCGGCCGCGTCGTCCAGGCGCAGGACGACGACGAGATGGTCGACCGCCGCCTCGCGGTGGGCTTCGCCGACCTGGTGGGCTTCACCCGGCTGACCCGGCGGCTGGAGGAGGAGGAGCTGGGCGAGCTGGTCGAGGCGTTCGAGACCACCGCCGCCGACCTGGTCGCCGCCCACGGCGGCCGGCTCATCAAGACCCTGGGCGACGAGGTGCTGTTCTCCGCGGACGACGCGGGCACGGCGGCGGAGATCGGCATCCGGCTGATCGAGACCCTCGCCCACGACGAGACGATGCCGGAGCTGCGGGTGGGCATCGCGTTCGGCACGGTGACGACGCGGATGGGCGACGTGTTCGGCACGACGGTCAACCTGGCGTCGCGGCTGACGTCGATCGCGCCGAAGGACACGGTGCTGGTCCACAGCGACTTCGCCGAGGAGCTGATACGGGACGGCGACGCCCCGGAGTCGGAGGCGGCGGCCACGGCCGCGGAGAAGGCGGCGGCGGAGGGCGGCACGGGGGAAGCCCCCTCGTACCGCTTCGCGCTCCAGCCGATGTGGCAGCGTCCGGTGCGGGGTCTTGGCGTGGTGGAGCCCTGGCTGCTGAGCCGCCGCGGCTGA
- a CDS encoding ABC transporter permease, with amino-acid sequence MFLTYLRRELRRRRKAALVVALGLALGIGLVITVSSVAAGMRDAQDEVLHSLYGVGTDLTVSKEADESGGGPQSFRIGPGEDGEDATKTDDRLMPLGGFDHLDDSVVAEVEAQDGVDTAVGALALNDIEFKGDFQQGKIEGGATEQAAPGQGGSGGGGGGGGPRIEGGGADIDVDSFTVTGLDVTQQDVGPLSSSKISDGAAFGKNDTDALKAVVDSAYAKDEDLKVGDEVTIKGKKFEIVGVATADTGAATANVYIPLKRAQELSDADLENKVSTIYVKADSSEDIPAVKDAIDENVSGASVTSASDLAEQVSGNLSTASNLATNIGKWLSVVVLVAAFLLAGLLTMSAVGRRVREFGTLKALGWRSGRVVRQVMGEAFVNGILGGVLGIALGVAGAYLVTAVAPTLDASVGPGSDMPEGAVMRGPKEMVDAANSTVEVALQAPVTFSVIALAVALAVAGGLIAGLFGGWRAARLRPADALRRVE; translated from the coding sequence ATGTTCCTCACCTACCTCCGGCGCGAGTTGCGCCGGCGCAGAAAGGCCGCACTGGTCGTCGCCCTCGGCCTGGCGCTCGGGATCGGCCTCGTCATCACCGTGTCGTCCGTGGCCGCCGGCATGCGCGACGCCCAGGACGAAGTCCTGCACTCCCTCTACGGCGTGGGCACCGACCTCACCGTCAGCAAGGAGGCGGACGAGAGCGGCGGCGGGCCGCAGAGCTTCCGTATCGGACCCGGCGAGGATGGTGAGGACGCCACCAAGACCGACGACCGGCTGATGCCGCTCGGCGGCTTCGACCACCTCGACGACTCGGTCGTCGCCGAGGTCGAGGCCCAGGACGGCGTCGACACGGCGGTGGGCGCGCTGGCGCTCAACGACATCGAGTTCAAGGGCGACTTCCAGCAGGGGAAGATCGAGGGCGGCGCCACCGAGCAGGCCGCTCCCGGCCAGGGCGGGTCCGGCGGCGGAGGCGGCGGGGGCGGCCCGCGGATCGAGGGCGGCGGCGCCGACATCGACGTCGACTCCTTCACCGTCACCGGCCTCGACGTCACCCAGCAGGACGTCGGCCCGCTCTCCTCGTCCAAGATCAGCGACGGCGCGGCCTTCGGCAAGAACGACACCGACGCCCTCAAGGCGGTCGTCGACAGCGCATACGCCAAGGACGAGGACCTGAAGGTCGGCGACGAGGTCACCATCAAGGGCAAGAAGTTCGAGATCGTCGGCGTCGCCACCGCCGACACCGGCGCCGCCACCGCCAACGTCTACATCCCGCTCAAGCGCGCCCAGGAGCTGTCCGACGCCGACCTGGAGAACAAGGTCTCCACCATCTACGTCAAGGCCGACAGCTCCGAGGACATCCCCGCGGTCAAGGACGCCATCGACGAGAACGTGTCCGGCGCCAGCGTCACCTCCGCCTCCGACCTCGCCGAGCAGGTCTCCGGCAATCTCTCCACCGCCTCCAACCTGGCCACCAACATCGGCAAGTGGCTCTCCGTCGTCGTGCTGGTCGCCGCTTTCCTGCTCGCCGGGCTGCTCACGATGTCCGCCGTGGGCCGGCGGGTGCGGGAGTTCGGCACCCTCAAGGCGCTCGGCTGGCGCAGCGGGCGCGTCGTCCGGCAGGTGATGGGCGAGGCGTTCGTCAACGGGATCCTCGGCGGTGTCCTCGGCATCGCGCTCGGCGTCGCCGGTGCGTACCTCGTCACGGCGGTCGCCCCGACGCTCGACGCCTCGGTGGGCCCGGGCTCCGACATGCCCGAGGGCGCCGTGATGCGCGGGCCGAAGGAGATGGTGGACGCGGCCAACTCCACCGTGGAGGTCGCGCTCCAGGCGCCCGTGACGTTCTCCGTGATCGCCCTGGCCGTCGCGCTCGCGGTCGCCGGCGGGCTGATCGCCGGCCTCTTCGGCGGCTGGCGGGCGGCGCGGCTGCGGCCGGCGGACGCGCTCCGGCGCGTCGAGTAG
- a CDS encoding enoyl-CoA hydratase/isomerase family protein, translated as MGEGITVRTHEHVAELVLDRPEAMNAVSTELARALTETTARLAADASVRAVVLTSSHERAFCVGADLKERNAFTDADMHRHRPTSRAAYTGVLELPMPAIAAVHGFALGGGYELALSCDFIVADETAVVGLPEVSVGVVPGGGGTQLLPRRVGSARAAELIFTARRVEAAEAHALGLVDRLVPAGEARSTALELARRIAGNSPVGVRAAKRALRLGYGRELRAGLEIEDAAWHRTALSADRKEGVAAFNEKRKPEWPGT; from the coding sequence ATGGGCGAGGGCATCACCGTCCGCACGCACGAGCACGTCGCCGAGCTGGTCCTCGACCGGCCGGAGGCCATGAACGCCGTCTCCACCGAGCTGGCCCGCGCGCTCACCGAGACCACCGCGCGGCTGGCCGCCGACGCCTCCGTACGGGCCGTGGTCCTCACCTCCAGCCACGAGCGCGCGTTCTGCGTCGGCGCGGACCTCAAGGAGCGCAACGCCTTCACCGACGCCGACATGCACCGCCACCGCCCCACGTCGCGCGCCGCGTACACGGGGGTGCTGGAGCTGCCGATGCCGGCCATCGCGGCGGTGCACGGCTTCGCGCTCGGCGGGGGGTACGAGCTGGCGCTGTCCTGCGACTTCATCGTCGCCGACGAGACGGCGGTCGTCGGGCTGCCGGAGGTGTCGGTCGGGGTGGTGCCCGGCGGCGGCGGGACACAGTTGCTGCCCCGCCGGGTGGGCTCCGCGCGCGCCGCGGAGCTGATCTTCACCGCGCGCCGGGTGGAGGCGGCGGAGGCCCACGCGCTGGGCCTGGTCGACCGGCTGGTGCCGGCGGGCGAGGCCCGCTCGACGGCGCTGGAGCTGGCCCGGCGGATCGCGGGCAACTCGCCGGTGGGCGTACGGGCCGCGAAGCGGGCGCTGCGGCTGGGCTACGGGCGGGAGCTGCGGGCGGGGCTGGAGATCGAGGACGCTGCCTGGCACCGGACGGCGCTGTCGGCGGACCGGAAGGAAGGCGTGGCCGCGTTCAACGAGAAGCGCAAGCCGGAGTGGCCGGGGACGTGA
- a CDS encoding class I SAM-dependent methyltransferase: MRPVDYDDRLHRTYAAGRALTDAQRTAWSRAFAARLPAARPLRGLDVGSGTGRFTPLLAAEFGGPVTGVEPSARMREQAVAGAAHPRVAYVPGRAEALPLPDASVDFALGFLVWHHVRDKHAGARELHRVVRPGGTLMLRTELTDSLPDLWYLDAFPRGRDVLAALYEPLSVLRDTFETAGWELKGVGEVGLPAPGTWAGALARLRTRAFSIFEHMPEADIEAGFAELERRVATAPQAPAPVTPGTVVTFRRA; the protein is encoded by the coding sequence ATGCGCCCCGTGGACTACGACGACCGCCTCCACCGCACCTATGCCGCAGGCCGCGCCCTCACCGACGCCCAGCGCACCGCCTGGTCCCGCGCCTTCGCCGCCCGCCTGCCAGCGGCCCGGCCGCTGCGCGGGCTGGACGTCGGGTCCGGCACCGGGCGGTTCACGCCGCTGCTCGCCGCGGAGTTCGGCGGTCCGGTCACCGGGGTCGAGCCGTCGGCGCGGATGCGCGAGCAGGCCGTCGCCGGCGCCGCGCATCCGCGGGTCGCGTACGTCCCGGGGCGCGCCGAGGCGCTGCCGCTGCCGGACGCGTCGGTCGATTTCGCGCTCGGCTTCCTGGTCTGGCATCACGTACGGGACAAACACGCCGGCGCCCGCGAGCTGCACCGCGTCGTACGGCCCGGCGGCACCCTGATGCTGCGTACCGAACTCACCGACTCGCTGCCCGACTTGTGGTACCTCGACGCCTTCCCGCGCGGGCGCGACGTCCTCGCCGCGCTCTACGAGCCGCTGTCAGTGCTGCGCGATACGTTCGAGACGGCGGGATGGGAACTGAAGGGGGTGGGAGAGGTCGGGCTGCCGGCGCCCGGGACGTGGGCGGGGGCGCTGGCCCGGTTGCGTACGCGCGCGTTCTCGATCTTCGAGCACATGCCGGAAGCCGATATCGAGGCGGGCTTCGCGGAGTTGGAGCGCCGGGTGGCCACGGCGCCGCAGGCGCCCGCGCCGGTGACGCCGGGGACGGTGGTCACCTTCCGCCGCGCGTGA
- the hutH gene encoding histidine ammonia-lyase: MHSRPAPVVLGPAGTTADDVLAVARRGAPVELSVRALDALAAARRVVDDLAAKPDPVYGVSTGFGALAVRHISPDLRVQLQRNIVRSHAAGMGPRVEREVVRALMFLRLKTLASGHTGVRPEVAQAMAGMLNAGITPVVHEYGSLGCSGDLAPLSHCALALMGEGDAEGPDGTVHPAADLLAAHGLAPVTLREKEGLALLNGTDGMLGMLLMACADLAALLTAADVTAALTLEALLGTDRVLAPELHAVRPHPGQAASAANMLKVLDGSGLTGHHQTGHDGLPAAPRVQDAYSVRCAPQVAGAGRDTLAHARTVAERELAAAVDNPVVIGGRVESNGNFHGAPVAYVLDFLAVAAADLGSIAERRTDRLLDKNRSHGLPAFLAGDPGVDSGLMIAQYTQAALVSELKRLAVPASADSIPSSAMQEDHVSMGWSAARKLRTAIDHLTKVLAVEMYAATRAVELRAGLTPAPATQAVLRAVRDAGVAGPGDDRFLSPDLAAAEGFVRSGRLVAAVESVTGPLS; this comes from the coding sequence ATGCACTCCCGCCCCGCGCCCGTCGTCCTCGGGCCCGCCGGCACCACCGCGGACGACGTCTTGGCCGTCGCCCGCCGCGGCGCCCCCGTCGAGCTGTCCGTACGCGCCCTCGACGCGCTCGCCGCCGCGCGCCGCGTCGTGGACGACCTCGCCGCCAAGCCCGACCCGGTGTACGGGGTCTCGACCGGCTTCGGCGCGCTCGCCGTCCGGCACATCAGCCCCGATCTGCGCGTGCAGCTCCAGCGCAACATCGTCCGCTCGCACGCGGCCGGCATGGGCCCGCGGGTGGAGCGCGAGGTGGTACGGGCGCTGATGTTCCTGCGCCTGAAGACCCTGGCCTCCGGCCACACCGGCGTACGCCCCGAGGTCGCCCAGGCGATGGCCGGGATGCTCAACGCCGGCATCACCCCCGTCGTCCACGAGTACGGCTCCCTCGGCTGCTCCGGCGACCTCGCCCCCCTCTCGCACTGCGCGCTGGCGCTGATGGGCGAGGGCGACGCCGAAGGCCCCGACGGCACCGTGCACCCCGCCGCGGACCTGCTCGCGGCGCACGGCCTCGCGCCCGTGACCCTGCGCGAGAAGGAGGGCCTCGCGCTGCTCAACGGCACCGACGGGATGCTCGGCATGCTGCTCATGGCCTGCGCCGACCTCGCCGCGCTGCTCACCGCCGCCGACGTCACCGCCGCGCTCACCCTGGAGGCCCTGCTCGGCACGGACCGGGTGCTCGCGCCCGAGCTGCACGCCGTACGCCCCCACCCCGGCCAGGCGGCCAGCGCCGCCAACATGCTCAAGGTGCTCGACGGCTCGGGCCTCACCGGCCACCACCAGACCGGACACGACGGCCTGCCCGCGGCGCCCCGGGTGCAGGATGCGTACTCCGTGCGCTGCGCGCCGCAGGTCGCGGGCGCCGGCCGGGACACCCTCGCCCACGCCCGTACGGTCGCGGAGCGCGAACTGGCCGCCGCCGTCGACAACCCGGTGGTGATCGGCGGCCGGGTCGAGTCCAACGGCAACTTCCACGGCGCCCCCGTCGCGTACGTCCTGGACTTCCTCGCCGTCGCCGCCGCCGACCTCGGCTCCATCGCGGAGCGCCGCACCGACCGGCTGCTGGACAAGAACCGCAGCCACGGCCTGCCCGCCTTCCTGGCCGGCGACCCCGGCGTGGACTCGGGCCTGATGATCGCCCAGTACACGCAGGCCGCGCTGGTCAGCGAGTTGAAGCGGCTGGCCGTGCCGGCCTCGGCGGACTCCATCCCGTCGTCGGCGATGCAGGAGGACCACGTCTCCATGGGCTGGTCCGCGGCCCGCAAGCTGCGTACCGCGATTGATCATCTGACCAAGGTGCTGGCCGTGGAGATGTACGCGGCCACCCGCGCCGTCGAGTTGCGCGCCGGACTCACGCCGGCGCCCGCCACGCAGGCCGTGCTGCGCGCCGTGCGCGACGCGGGGGTCGCGGGGCCGGGGGACGACCGGTTCCTGTCGCCGGATCTGGCCGCGGCGGAGGGTTTCGTCCGTTCCGGGCGGCTCGTCGCGGCGGTGGAGTCCGTCACAGGGCCTCTTTCCTGA
- a CDS encoding L,D-transpeptidase: MPFAVKGSYDVRVYGKGRRGVALTAVAMSAVLGLTACGGDSKAEGSGDQKDSTSDQQKNVPDARISIAPKDGTENVGINSDTKVTVKGGKLTEVVLTAAGSTDQIAGTIADDGASWTPDAALERGTEYRLTAKAKDGDGQVSTSNANFSTVSAENSVIGYFTPEDGTEVGVGMPVSLNFDKPVEDKAAVESKIAVETSSGQEVVGHWFNDTRLDFRPEDYWEAGSTVTMDMNLDGVEASPGVFGVQDREMSFTVGRSQVTTVDVKAMTMEVVRDGKKVKTIPISAGSPENPTYNGQMVISEKHKETRMDGSTVGFTDKKGESEYDIPDVPHAMRLSTSGTFIHGNYWGGRGVFGSANTSHGCVGLFDKQGANDSGTDGAWFYDQSLVGDVVIVQNSPDETIAPDNGLNGWNMDWAAWQEGSAL, from the coding sequence GTGCCCTTCGCGGTGAAGGGGAGTTACGACGTGAGGGTGTACGGCAAGGGGCGGCGCGGGGTGGCGCTGACCGCGGTGGCGATGAGCGCCGTGCTGGGACTGACGGCGTGCGGCGGAGACAGCAAGGCGGAGGGCTCCGGGGATCAGAAGGATTCCACCTCGGATCAGCAGAAGAACGTGCCGGACGCCCGAATATCCATAGCGCCCAAGGACGGCACGGAGAACGTCGGGATCAACTCCGACACCAAGGTCACGGTGAAGGGCGGCAAGCTCACCGAGGTCGTGCTGACCGCGGCCGGCAGCACCGACCAGATCGCCGGGACCATCGCGGACGACGGTGCCTCCTGGACCCCGGACGCGGCGCTGGAGCGCGGCACGGAGTACCGGCTCACGGCCAAGGCCAAGGACGGCGACGGCCAGGTGTCCACGTCCAACGCGAACTTCTCCACGGTCTCTGCCGAGAACAGCGTGATCGGCTACTTCACCCCGGAGGACGGCACCGAGGTCGGCGTCGGCATGCCCGTGTCGCTCAACTTCGACAAGCCGGTCGAGGACAAGGCGGCGGTCGAGTCGAAGATCGCGGTCGAGACGAGCAGCGGCCAGGAGGTCGTGGGCCACTGGTTCAACGACACCCGGCTCGACTTCCGCCCGGAGGACTACTGGGAGGCGGGCTCCACCGTCACCATGGACATGAACCTCGACGGGGTCGAGGCGTCGCCCGGCGTCTTCGGCGTGCAGGACCGCGAGATGAGCTTCACCGTGGGCCGCTCGCAGGTCACCACCGTCGACGTCAAGGCCATGACGATGGAGGTCGTGCGGGACGGCAAGAAGGTCAAGACCATCCCGATCTCCGCGGGTTCGCCCGAGAACCCCACATACAACGGCCAGATGGTGATCTCCGAGAAGCACAAGGAGACCCGGATGGACGGCTCGACGGTGGGCTTCACCGACAAGAAGGGCGAGAGCGAGTACGACATCCCGGACGTGCCGCACGCCATGCGGCTGTCCACCTCCGGCACGTTCATCCACGGCAACTACTGGGGCGGCCGGGGCGTGTTCGGCAGCGCCAACACCAGCCACGGCTGCGTCGGCCTGTTCGACAAGCAGGGCGCGAACGACTCCGGGACGGACGGCGCCTGGTTCTACGACCAGTCGCTGGTCGGTGACGTCGTGATCGTCCAGAACTCGCCGGACGAGACCATCGCCCCGGACAACGGTCTCAACGGCTGGAACATGGACTGGGCCGCCTGGCAGGAGGGCAGCGCGCTCTGA
- a CDS encoding ABC transporter ATP-binding protein translates to MYQLTGVTKRYQRGKEAIDALAGVDLTIADGDQLVVRGPTGGGKSTLLQLLGGLDRATSGTVSLDGTDLGGLSEAALTRVRAATIGFVFQSFNLIPTLSAQENVETALVPLGVKATERAKRAAEALESVGLAERLTHLPGELSGGQQQRVAIARALVKQPKVLLADEPTGNLDEDTRDDIVALLEGLWKELGLTYVLVTHDSAIARRAPRLAVIKKGRLKVTEREAA, encoded by the coding sequence ATGTACCAGCTCACCGGCGTCACCAAGCGCTACCAGCGCGGCAAGGAGGCCATCGACGCCCTGGCCGGCGTCGACCTCACCATCGCCGACGGCGACCAGCTCGTCGTCCGCGGCCCCACCGGCGGCGGCAAGTCGACGCTGCTGCAACTGCTCGGCGGCCTCGACCGCGCGACCTCCGGCACCGTCAGCCTCGACGGCACCGACCTCGGCGGCCTCAGCGAGGCCGCGCTCACGCGGGTACGCGCCGCGACCATCGGCTTCGTCTTCCAGAGCTTCAACCTCATCCCCACCCTCAGCGCCCAGGAGAACGTCGAGACCGCGCTCGTGCCGCTCGGCGTGAAGGCCACCGAACGTGCCAAGCGGGCGGCCGAGGCGCTGGAGTCCGTGGGGCTCGCGGAGCGGCTGACCCACCTGCCTGGCGAGCTGTCCGGCGGCCAGCAGCAGCGCGTGGCCATCGCGCGGGCGCTGGTGAAGCAGCCGAAGGTGCTGCTGGCCGACGAGCCGACCGGCAACCTCGACGAGGACACCCGGGACGACATCGTGGCGCTGCTCGAAGGGCTGTGGAAGGAGCTGGGGTTGACGTACGTGCTGGTCACGCACGACAGCGCGATCGCCAGGCGGGCGCCGCGGCTGGCGGTCATCAAGAAGGGCCGGCTGAAGGTCACGGAGCGGGAGGCGGCGTAG
- a CDS encoding AraC family transcriptional regulator has translation MSLNGPAPPTDSASASAHGGGAVLVAGLVAAGGGWTDRHRHPVPQLAWARSGVLMVRALGRTWVLPATTALWIPPGVRHATGTAGTTEPRALYVRHPGPAAADHPLRTRAPATGPGWAEPTVVAVTPLLRALFDHLAGDAPAPAARARAEAVLLDQLTPVAAASVLAPMPHDPRPRAVAEALRDTPADARTLAEWSPYAGAAPRTLARLFVAETGMPFGRWRTHLRLQASLPLLASGATVATAARHVGYASSSAFVAAFHRTVGAPPGTYFPRD, from the coding sequence ATGTCGCTGAACGGCCCCGCACCGCCTACCGATTCCGCTTCCGCTTCCGCCCACGGGGGCGGTGCGGTGCTCGTGGCGGGCCTCGTGGCGGCGGGCGGCGGCTGGACCGACCGCCACCGCCACCCGGTGCCGCAACTGGCGTGGGCGCGCAGCGGGGTCCTGATGGTGCGGGCGCTGGGCCGCACGTGGGTGCTGCCGGCGACGACAGCGCTGTGGATCCCCCCGGGCGTACGCCACGCGACGGGTACGGCGGGCACGACGGAGCCGCGGGCGCTCTACGTCCGGCATCCGGGCCCGGCGGCCGCTGACCACCCGCTCCGTACGCGCGCGCCGGCGACCGGGCCAGGCTGGGCCGAGCCGACCGTCGTGGCCGTGACCCCCCTGCTGCGGGCCCTCTTCGACCACCTCGCCGGCGACGCCCCCGCCCCGGCCGCCCGCGCCCGCGCGGAGGCCGTGCTCCTCGACCAGCTCACGCCCGTCGCCGCGGCGTCCGTCCTGGCGCCCATGCCCCACGATCCGCGCCCCCGCGCCGTCGCCGAGGCCCTGCGCGACACCCCGGCGGACGCCCGTACGCTCGCGGAGTGGTCCCCGTACGCCGGCGCGGCGCCCCGTACGCTGGCGCGCCTCTTCGTCGCCGAGACGGGCATGCCCTTCGGCCGCTGGCGTACGCACCTGCGCCTCCAGGCGTCCCTGCCGCTGCTCGCCTCCGGCGCAACGGTGGCCACCGCCGCCCGCCACGTCGGCTACGCCTCGTCGAGCGCCTTCGTGGCGGCGTTCCACCGCACCGTGGGGGCACCGCCGGGCACGTACTTCCCGCGCGACTGA
- a CDS encoding TIGR03560 family F420-dependent LLM class oxidoreductase → MRISINVTDFSWPGGPTALAPALAEVVGAADAAGVDTVWVGDHLLQADPTCTPDEPVLEAYTTLGYLAARTEHVRIGTMVTGVNYRPPALLVKAVTTLDVLSGGRAWLGLGAGYREDEAYAMGLTLPPAVERVERLEETLRLAQQMWAGDTGAFDGRHFALDYPVCSPQPVQRPRPAVLVGGVGDGPMLRLAAQYADACNFFDVPDGGLTLRRELDVLADHCASAGRPFWEVEKTVTARMELGEPAESVAERCESFAEFGIEHVVFVAVGPWSVEAVEAVGEAVPVVAQIKPNSEVGVW, encoded by the coding sequence ATGCGCATCAGCATCAACGTCACCGACTTCTCCTGGCCCGGCGGTCCCACGGCCCTCGCGCCCGCGCTCGCCGAGGTCGTCGGCGCAGCGGACGCGGCGGGCGTGGACACCGTCTGGGTCGGTGACCACCTGCTGCAGGCCGACCCCACGTGCACGCCGGACGAGCCGGTGCTGGAGGCGTACACCACCCTCGGCTACCTGGCAGCGCGCACCGAGCACGTCCGCATCGGCACGATGGTCACCGGCGTCAACTACCGCCCGCCCGCGCTGCTCGTCAAGGCCGTCACCACCCTCGACGTGCTCTCCGGCGGCCGCGCCTGGCTCGGCCTCGGCGCCGGCTACCGCGAGGACGAGGCGTATGCGATGGGGCTGACCCTGCCGCCCGCGGTCGAGCGGGTCGAGCGGCTGGAGGAGACGCTGCGGCTGGCGCAGCAGATGTGGGCGGGCGACACCGGCGCGTTCGACGGGCGGCACTTCGCGCTGGACTACCCCGTGTGCAGCCCGCAGCCGGTGCAGCGGCCGCGGCCCGCCGTGCTCGTCGGCGGCGTGGGCGACGGGCCGATGCTGCGGCTGGCGGCGCAGTACGCGGACGCGTGCAACTTCTTCGACGTACCGGACGGCGGCCTGACGCTCCGCCGCGAGCTGGACGTGCTCGCGGACCACTGCGCCTCTGCGGGGCGGCCGTTCTGGGAGGTGGAGAAGACGGTCACCGCCCGGATGGAGCTGGGGGAGCCGGCGGAGTCGGTGGCGGAGCGGTGCGAGTCGTTCGCGGAGTTCGGGATCGAGCACGTGGTGTTCGTCGCGGTCGGGCCGTGGTCGGTGGAGGCAGTCGAGGCCGTGGGCGAGGCCGTGCCGGTGGTGGCGCAGATCAAGCCGAACAGCGAGGTGGGCGTCTGGTGA
- a CDS encoding GGDEF domain-containing protein: protein MTGNDRPPDEPLRAVVELARALADAVTPRDTVRAAAAGARHALAGSFAAVSVWERERGRLRVLVNDGERAPDEEEFPPDESYPLRDFPDLASPGGPRTATSGSPGPRGEMLRRHGRGSCLFAPILVHGRAWGELYVARPRGAAAFTAYDESFAAALSAVVAAGLAQTERLEEARRLAFTDPLTGLANRRALDPRLDEAVEQHRAEGTVVSLVVCDVNGLKEVNDSFGHAGGDRLLERFGSLLSLHGAALPDTLAARLGGDEFCLLSAGPPADDVVRTATELCARAATLEPGRGVACGVASTGDPIGPVLSGRRLLRLADAAQYAAKAAGAEGPVVAGRDREVTRLADDPPRGRSRRAFRGRQAGSQG, encoded by the coding sequence GTGACGGGCAACGACCGGCCCCCGGACGAACCGCTGCGCGCCGTGGTCGAACTGGCCCGGGCGCTGGCGGACGCGGTCACGCCCCGCGACACGGTGCGTGCGGCGGCGGCGGGTGCCAGGCACGCGCTGGCCGGATCGTTCGCGGCGGTGTCCGTCTGGGAGCGGGAGCGCGGGCGGCTGCGGGTGCTGGTGAACGACGGCGAGCGGGCGCCCGACGAGGAGGAGTTCCCGCCGGACGAGTCGTACCCCCTGCGCGACTTCCCCGACCTGGCCTCGCCCGGCGGCCCCCGGACGGCGACGTCCGGCTCTCCGGGACCGCGGGGGGAGATGCTGCGGCGGCACGGGCGGGGCAGTTGCCTGTTCGCGCCGATCCTGGTGCACGGGCGGGCGTGGGGTGAGCTGTACGTGGCCCGCCCGCGCGGCGCGGCTGCCTTCACCGCGTACGACGAGAGCTTCGCGGCGGCGCTGAGCGCGGTGGTGGCGGCGGGGCTGGCGCAGACGGAGCGGCTGGAGGAGGCGCGGCGGCTGGCGTTCACGGACCCGCTGACGGGGCTGGCCAACCGCCGGGCGCTGGACCCGCGGCTGGACGAGGCGGTGGAGCAGCACCGGGCGGAGGGCACGGTGGTCAGCCTGGTGGTCTGCGACGTCAACGGCCTCAAGGAGGTCAACGACTCCTTCGGCCACGCGGGCGGCGACCGCCTGCTGGAACGATTCGGCTCGCTGCTGTCGCTGCACGGGGCGGCGCTGCCGGACACGCTGGCCGCCCGGCTGGGCGGCGACGAGTTCTGCCTGCTCTCGGCGGGCCCCCCGGCGGACGACGTGGTGCGCACGGCGACGGAGTTGTGCGCGCGGGCGGCGACCCTGGAGCCGGGCCGGGGGGTCGCGTGCGGGGTGGCGTCGACGGGGGACCCGATCGGCCCGGTGCTGTCGGGACGGCGGCTGCTGCGGCTGGCGGACGCGGCGCAGTACGCGGCGAAGGCGGCGGGGGCGGAGGGCCCGGTGGTGGCAGGCCGGGACAGGGAGGTGACGAGGCTGGCGGACGACCCACCGCGGGGGCGGAGCCGGAGGGCGTTCAGGGGGCGGCAGGCGGGGAGCCAGGGGTAG